A DNA window from Lutra lutra chromosome 8, mLutLut1.2, whole genome shotgun sequence contains the following coding sequences:
- the OS9 gene encoding protein OS-9 isoform X11, whose translation MAAETLLSSLLWLLLLGLLLPASLTGSVGSLNLEELSEMRYGIEILPLPVMGGQSQASDVVIVSSKYKQRYECRLPAGAIHFQREREEEAPAYQGPGIPELLSPMKDAPCLLKTKDWWTYEFCYGRHIQQYHMEDSEIKGEVLYLGYYQSAFDWDDETAKASKQHRLKRYHSQTYGNGSKCDLNGRPREAEVRFLCDEGAGISGDYIDRVDEPLSCSYVLTIRTPRLCPHPLLRPPPSAAPQAILCHPALQPEEYRAYIQRQADSKQYGDKVLEELQDLEPHMWSEVQLGAGPSKRAGAHPTKDESKESDFWKMLHEPEEQTPRVEEAQVEEQEPNLETADPAPAPPQDFQNNVQVKVIRSPADLIRLIEELKGGAKKGRPNGGPEQPAEDAPEGPQREAEVKEKSDTDHQNEVEEEEEEEEEEDEDEDEQQLLGEFEKELEGILLPSDRERLRSEVKAGMERELENIIQETEKELDPDGLKKESERDRAMLALTSTLNKLIKRLEEKQSPELAQKKHRKRRVVPKKPTPSPKTAGKIEIKIVRPGAEGTEEDARWLTDEDTRNLKEIFFNILVQGAEEAQKERQRQKELENNYRRVWGSRGGEGTGDLEEFDF comes from the exons ATGGCGGCGGAAACGCTGCTGTCCAGTCTGTTGTGGCTGCTGCTTCTGGGGCTCCTATTACCCGCAAGTCTGACTGGCAGTGTCGGCAGCCTGAATCTAGAGGAGCTGAGTGAGATGCGTTATGGGATCGAGATCCTGCCATTGCCTGTCATGGGAGGGCAG aGCCAAGCTTCCGACGTGGTGATTGTCTCCTCTAAGTACAAACAGCGCTATGAATGTCGCCTGCCAGCTGGAGCTATTCACTTCCAGCGtgaaagggaggaggaggcaccTGCTTACCAAGGGCCTGGGATCCCTGAGTTGTTGAGCCCAATGAAAGATGCTCCTTGCCTGCTGAAG ACCAAGGACTGGTGGACGTATGAATTCTGTTATGGACGCCACATCCAGCAGTACCACATGGAAG ATTCAGAGATCAAAGGTGAAGTCCTCTATCTTGGCTACTACCAATCGGCCTTCGACTGGGATGATGAGACAGCCAAG GCCTCCAAGCAGCATCGCCTGAAACGCTACCACAGCCAGACCTATGGCAATGGATCCAAGTGTGACCTCAACGGGAGGCCACGGGAGGCCGAGGTTCGG TTCCTCTGTGACGAGGGTGCTGGTATTTCTGGGGACTACATTGATCGTGTGGATGAGCCCTTGTCCTGCTCTTATGTGCTGACCATTCGGACACCTCGGCTGtgcccccaccctctgctccGGCCCCCACCCAGTGCAGCCCCCCAGGCCATTCTCTGTCACCCTGCTCTGCAGCCTGAGGAGTACAGGGCCTACATTCAGAGGCAAGCTG ACTCCAAGCAATACGGGGATAAAGTCCTCGAGGAGCTGCAAGACCTGGAGCCGCACATGTGGAGCGAGGTCCAGCTGGGAGCAGGGCCCTCAAAGAGAGCAG GTGCACATCCCACCAAGGACGAGAGTAAGGAATCAGATTTCTGGAAGATGCTTCATGAGCCAGAGGAGCAGACCCCTCGGGTGGAGGAGGCTCAGGTTGAG GAGCAGGAACCCAACCTTGAGACAGCAGATccagctcctgcccctccccaag ATTTTCAGAACAATGTGCAGGTCAAAGTCATCCGGAGTCCTGCGGACTTGATTCGATTGATAGAGGAGCTGAAAGGTGGCGCAAAAAAG GGTAGGCCAAACGGAGGCCCAGAGCAGCCTGCAGAGGATGCCCCTGAAGGCCCTCAGAGGGAAGCAGAGGTGAAGGAAAAGAGTGACACAGACCATCAGAacgaggtggaggaagaggaggaagaggaggaggaggaagatgaagatgaGGATGAACAGCAGTTACTGGGAGAGTTTGAGAAGGAACTGGAAGGGATACTGCTCCCGTCTGACCGCGAGCGGCTCCGGTCAGAGGTGAAGGCTGGCATGGAGCGGGAACTGGAGAACATCATCCAGGAG acagagaaggagctggACCCAGATGGATTGAAGAAGGAATCTGAGCGTGATCGGGCAATGCTGGCCCTGACATCCACTCTCAACAAACTCATCAAAAGGCTGGAGGAAAAACAGAGTCCAGAGCTGGCACAGAAGAAGCACAGGAAAAGGAGGGTTGTCCCCAAAAAGcctaccccttcccccaaaacCGCAG GGAAAATTGAAATCAAAATCGTGCGACCAGGGGCTGAAGGGACAGAGGAGGATGCACGTTGGCTAACTGACGAGGACACGAGAAACCTCAAGGAGATTTTCTTCA